One segment of Haloplanus natans DSM 17983 DNA contains the following:
- a CDS encoding DUF7289 family protein, translating into MRAQSEIIGFVLIFALIVSTTGVVYVAGFSSLENVRTAEELNNVERAFDVLDDNMLDVSRRAAPSRATELSLGNGGIELGDTTNITVRATNTSDPLDNRTITIETRPIVYRLDDTSIAYTSGATIRRDRSDAVMLSEPRWTVSDERTVVPLLGVSQGGDTGSLSGDTTILVRTQRDSRSIPVRFAPASGSRVNVTVTITSSRADAWKRFLEGRGFTAVDPAGADPTDGVIAYEFETDALYVQQTTVSVTLTR; encoded by the coding sequence GTGAGAGCCCAGAGCGAGATCATCGGGTTCGTCCTGATCTTCGCGTTGATCGTCTCCACGACCGGCGTCGTCTACGTCGCGGGGTTCTCCTCGCTGGAGAACGTCCGCACCGCCGAGGAACTCAACAACGTCGAGCGGGCGTTCGACGTGCTCGATGACAACATGCTGGACGTGTCTCGACGTGCGGCGCCGAGCCGAGCGACCGAACTGAGCCTCGGTAACGGCGGTATCGAGCTCGGCGACACGACGAACATCACCGTTCGGGCGACGAACACGAGCGATCCGCTCGACAACCGGACGATCACGATCGAAACCCGGCCCATCGTCTACCGACTCGACGACACGAGCATCGCGTACACGTCGGGGGCGACGATCCGCCGCGACCGGAGCGACGCGGTGATGCTGTCCGAGCCGCGGTGGACCGTCTCCGACGAACGGACGGTCGTCCCGCTGCTTGGGGTCTCACAGGGCGGCGACACCGGGAGTCTGAGCGGCGATACGACGATTCTGGTGCGGACACAGCGGGACAGCCGCAGCATTCCGGTCCGGTTCGCCCCCGCGTCCGGGTCGCGGGTGAACGTCACCGTCACCATCACCTCGTCGCGTGCGGACGCGTGGAAACGGTTCCTCGAAGGGCGCGGGTTCACCGCCGTCGATCCGGCCGGTGCCGACCCGACCGACGGCGTGATCGCCTACGAGTTCGAGACCGACGCGCTGTACGTCCAGCAGACGACGGTGAGCGTCACGC
- a CDS encoding DUF7266 family protein, whose product MTHDRGVSTAVNYVLTLGITTILVSGLLLAAGGAVDDRRESTTRTTLEVVGQRLAANLMSADRLAGTPDARTVSLGVDLPARVAGSGYTVRVNGSSSTLVLEAETVDATRRVSFVTSTPVASTTVRGGQLRIVLTPAGELEVRAA is encoded by the coding sequence ATGACCCACGACCGCGGCGTCTCGACGGCCGTCAACTACGTCCTCACTCTCGGCATCACGACCATCCTCGTCAGCGGCCTCCTCCTCGCCGCCGGCGGCGCGGTCGACGACCGCCGGGAATCGACCACGCGGACCACACTCGAAGTCGTCGGCCAGCGCCTCGCCGCGAACCTGATGTCGGCGGATCGTCTGGCCGGGACACCCGACGCCCGGACCGTCTCGCTCGGCGTCGACCTGCCGGCACGCGTCGCCGGGAGCGGGTACACCGTTCGCGTGAACGGATCGAGTTCGACGCTCGTGTTGGAAGCGGAGACCGTCGACGCCACCCGTCGCGTCTCATTTGTCACCTCGACGCCGGTCGCCTCGACGACGGTCCGTGGCGGGCAACTGCGGATCGTCCTGACACCCGCGGGCGAACTGGAGGTGCGGGCGGCGTGA
- a CDS encoding DUF7261 family protein, which yields MADLTGRDAGRGQLLLVTGFAIAVAIVALVLLLNTAIYTENLATRSVDTGESDALAYRDAVEENLWPAVSGVNDGDATRTERVRNASARVDRVAELNARRHLLGGTAATVTNRTYHNGTRLAQTNASRTATPTGAPTTANWTMATDADDVYAAELNVTGGLESTTDTDEAFSIAVVGDGGDEWRVYVYEDAGTGNVTLAVKNGTAPVDDGVCAGQFAGPPRLNLTAGTVNGTDCGALAFGSGISEPYDDVLIQYGNRTTAEYTLTVNTTLSPATDANFDDSPTTIAPYQVPVVYSLHADVVYESAELTYRARIYAGPEADE from the coding sequence ATGGCGGATCTGACCGGCCGCGACGCGGGACGGGGACAGCTCTTACTCGTTACGGGGTTTGCCATCGCCGTCGCCATCGTCGCCTTGGTGTTGTTGTTGAACACCGCCATCTACACGGAGAACCTCGCAACCCGGAGCGTCGACACTGGCGAGAGCGACGCGCTCGCGTACCGCGACGCCGTCGAGGAGAACCTCTGGCCCGCCGTCTCGGGAGTGAACGATGGAGACGCAACCCGGACGGAGCGCGTCCGAAACGCCAGCGCCCGGGTCGACCGTGTCGCCGAACTGAACGCCCGCAGGCACCTCCTCGGAGGTACGGCTGCAACCGTCACGAACCGGACGTACCACAACGGGACGCGGCTCGCCCAGACGAACGCGAGTCGGACGGCGACACCCACGGGGGCGCCGACGACTGCGAACTGGACGATGGCAACGGACGCCGACGACGTGTACGCGGCCGAACTGAACGTCACGGGCGGGCTCGAATCGACGACCGACACCGACGAAGCGTTCAGCATCGCCGTCGTCGGTGACGGCGGTGACGAGTGGCGCGTCTACGTCTACGAGGACGCGGGAACGGGGAACGTGACGCTCGCGGTCAAGAACGGAACGGCACCGGTCGACGACGGCGTCTGTGCCGGGCAGTTCGCCGGACCGCCGCGACTGAATCTGACCGCTGGGACGGTCAACGGAACCGACTGCGGCGCCCTCGCGTTCGGATCGGGGATCAGCGAGCCGTACGACGACGTGCTGATTCAGTACGGGAACCGGACGACGGCCGAGTACACCCTCACGGTGAACACGACCCTCTCGCCGGCCACCGACGCGAATTTCGACGACTCGCCGACCACGATCGCACCGTATCAGGTTCCGGTCGTCTACAGCCTGCACGCCGACGTCGTGTACGAGTCGGCCGAACTGACCTATCGTGCCCGGATCTACGCGGGACCGGAGGCCGACGAATGA
- a CDS encoding DUF7288 family protein yields the protein MRAQAHTLEAFVAGLLVLSGIVFALQTTAVTPLSASTSNQHVGNQQRTAALGVLDAAEANGTLRDALVDWNASEGTFTNASGGGYRNGGPPNAFGHALNRTFREQRTAFNVDLYWTDVNDSNAGPKPLVDMGTPSDDATVASRNVVLYDDTRLAGSPNTTVAEARANASTTFYAPDAAVGQRLFNVVEVRITVWRI from the coding sequence ATGCGCGCACAGGCACACACCCTCGAGGCGTTCGTCGCTGGCCTCCTCGTGTTGAGCGGTATCGTCTTCGCCCTGCAGACGACTGCCGTGACCCCGCTGTCGGCGAGTACGTCGAACCAGCACGTCGGTAACCAACAGCGGACCGCCGCACTCGGCGTGTTGGACGCCGCCGAGGCCAACGGCACGCTCCGGGACGCCCTCGTGGACTGGAACGCGAGCGAGGGGACGTTCACGAACGCGAGCGGCGGCGGCTACCGAAACGGGGGTCCACCGAACGCGTTCGGCCACGCACTCAATCGGACGTTCCGCGAGCAACGCACCGCGTTCAATGTCGACCTCTACTGGACCGACGTCAACGACAGCAACGCCGGCCCGAAACCGCTGGTCGACATGGGCACGCCCAGCGACGACGCGACGGTCGCGAGCCGGAACGTCGTCCTGTATGACGACACGCGGCTCGCCGGGTCGCCCAACACGACGGTCGCCGAAGCGCGGGCGAACGCCTCGACGACGTTTTACGCGCCCGACGCGGCGGTCGGCCAACGCCTGTTCAACGTCGTGGAGGTGCGCATCACCGTATGGCGGATCTGA
- a CDS encoding DUF7287 family protein, with translation MTDRAQTTLDFAVGVSLFLGVVVLAFAFMPSMFAPFETDTGAEFVVADRAADRLSADALVESPADPSVLDADCTADFFDADGTAPPTCRYDDDAAALRPALGLDGNVRVNVTVRDDAGIRTLDGTRLAAGPSPTTVDDTVVATRVVLLDDQQNRLYVRVW, from the coding sequence ATGACCGACCGCGCCCAGACGACCCTCGATTTCGCCGTCGGGGTGAGCCTCTTTCTCGGCGTGGTCGTCCTCGCGTTCGCGTTCATGCCCTCGATGTTCGCCCCGTTCGAGACGGACACGGGCGCGGAGTTCGTCGTCGCGGACCGGGCGGCCGACCGACTGAGCGCGGACGCGCTGGTCGAGTCCCCGGCCGATCCGTCGGTGCTCGACGCCGACTGCACGGCGGACTTCTTCGACGCCGACGGGACCGCCCCCCCGACCTGCCGGTACGACGACGACGCGGCCGCTCTGCGTCCGGCGCTCGGCCTCGATGGCAACGTCCGGGTGAACGTCACCGTGCGGGACGACGCCGGCATCCGGACGCTGGACGGGACGCGGCTGGCGGCCGGTCCGTCACCGACGACGGTCGACGACACGGTCGTCGCGACCCGGGTCGTCCTCTTGGACGACCAACAGAACCGACTCTACGTGAGGGTGTGGTGA
- a CDS encoding type II secretion system F family protein, producing MSLDTGGGLNRGVDVLGDLFYPLYRRLFDDDGDFVGDVETKLVQARMATTVELYLSRALAVGVLLGLVLWVLGTLVGYSLFAFGIVSPDLFSTGARIPNETVVGIIEAIKVPAAIGILGIVAGSVGFTTGFGTLVAIPYSRASSREREINMLLSDSISFMYALSVGGLNQLEILEAMARAEDTYGEVAREFQSIVQETEYFGTDYRNAIQQQAIETPSDDLSQFLTDMLSIVNSGGNMQAFLSDKKDKHMRTAKQQQEVTLDTLELFGEMYMTLSLFPLLLIIILVIMSMLGEAQSFMLYATVYGLIPITGVMFLVLVSTVKQDEPGDGYLDPSNGGRSERTANGGLFSLGLIENYVGEFGVFDRIRTREGTFRTKQLLRNPHHFFRDHPLFTLALTAPTALVLVAFAGVSGAAPTTWDGMVQAPVWGTFVWVYVPLYLTLVPLGVFHEWNVRSRAAITGKLSDNLRKLSSANDTGQTLLESVNTVAETSSGKLADEFDVLYAKVNYGMSLRTALIEFNNKYHIPRLARTVKLISKAQEASSQITEVLTTAAQASENQDDIERERRSRTRMQVAIILMTYLTLLGVMAILKTQFLDVMAGLTQQAGSSGGGSASGASQFGGGIDTQLLSLLFFHAVTLQAILSGIISGYIRTAKLMAGVKFVVILQTIALAVWLVVG from the coding sequence GTGAGTCTCGACACTGGTGGCGGACTGAACCGCGGCGTCGACGTTCTCGGCGACCTGTTCTACCCGCTCTACCGCCGGCTGTTCGACGACGACGGCGACTTCGTCGGCGACGTGGAGACGAAACTGGTCCAGGCTCGGATGGCGACGACCGTCGAACTCTACCTCTCGCGGGCGCTCGCGGTTGGCGTTCTCCTCGGACTCGTCCTCTGGGTTCTGGGGACGCTCGTCGGCTACAGCCTCTTCGCGTTCGGCATTGTCTCACCCGATCTGTTCTCGACCGGGGCGCGGATACCGAACGAGACGGTCGTCGGCATCATCGAGGCGATCAAGGTCCCCGCCGCCATCGGCATCCTCGGCATCGTCGCGGGATCGGTCGGCTTCACCACCGGCTTCGGCACGCTGGTCGCCATCCCCTACTCTCGGGCCTCCTCGCGGGAACGCGAGATCAACATGCTGCTCTCGGACTCCATCTCCTTTATGTACGCCCTGTCGGTCGGGGGTCTGAACCAGTTGGAGATTCTGGAGGCGATGGCGCGGGCCGAGGACACCTACGGTGAGGTGGCCCGCGAGTTCCAGAGCATCGTCCAGGAGACGGAGTATTTCGGCACCGACTACCGCAACGCCATCCAGCAACAGGCTATCGAGACGCCGAGTGACGACCTCTCGCAGTTCCTGACAGACATGCTCTCTATCGTCAACTCCGGCGGGAACATGCAGGCGTTCCTCTCAGATAAGAAAGACAAACACATGCGGACCGCCAAACAGCAACAGGAGGTCACGCTCGACACCTTGGAGCTGTTCGGCGAGATGTACATGACCCTCTCGCTGTTTCCCCTGTTGCTCATCATCATCCTCGTCATCATGAGCATGCTCGGCGAGGCGCAGTCGTTCATGCTGTACGCGACGGTGTACGGCCTCATCCCGATCACCGGCGTGATGTTTCTGGTGTTGGTGTCGACGGTGAAACAGGACGAACCGGGCGACGGCTACCTCGACCCCAGCAACGGTGGGCGGAGTGAGCGGACCGCCAACGGGGGGCTGTTCAGCCTCGGTCTAATCGAGAACTACGTCGGCGAGTTCGGCGTCTTCGACCGCATCAGAACTCGGGAAGGCACGTTCCGGACGAAACAGCTCCTCCGGAACCCACATCACTTCTTCCGGGATCACCCGCTCTTCACGCTGGCGCTGACCGCCCCCACGGCGCTGGTGCTGGTCGCCTTCGCGGGGGTCAGCGGCGCGGCGCCGACGACGTGGGACGGGATGGTGCAAGCGCCCGTCTGGGGAACGTTCGTCTGGGTGTACGTCCCGCTCTACCTGACGCTGGTCCCCCTCGGTGTCTTCCACGAGTGGAACGTCCGGTCGCGGGCGGCGATCACCGGGAAACTGTCGGACAACCTCCGCAAACTGTCGAGCGCGAACGACACCGGACAGACGCTTCTCGAATCCGTAAACACCGTCGCGGAAACCTCCTCCGGAAAGCTGGCCGACGAGTTCGACGTGCTCTACGCCAAGGTGAACTACGGGATGAGCCTGCGGACGGCGTTGATCGAGTTCAACAACAAGTACCACATCCCCCGGCTGGCGCGGACGGTCAAGCTCATCAGCAAGGCCCAGGAGGCCTCCAGCCAGATCACCGAGGTGCTGACGACGGCGGCCCAGGCCAGCGAGAATCAGGACGACATCGAACGCGAGCGGCGGTCCCGAACCCGGATGCAGGTGGCGATCATCCTGATGACTTATCTCACCCTGCTGGGCGTGATGGCGATTCTGAAAACGCAGTTCCTCGACGTGATGGCGGGGTTGACCCAGCAGGCGGGCAGTAGCGGCGGCGGGAGCGCCAGCGGCGCCTCGCAGTTCGGCGGCGGCATCGACACCCAACTACTCTCCTTGCTCTTTTTCCACGCCGTCACCTTGCAGGCGATCCTCTCGGGAATCATCAGCGGCTACATCCGGACGGCGAAGCTGATGGCCGGCGTCAAGTTCGTCGTGATCCTCCAGACCATCGCGCTGGCCGTGTGGCTGGTGGTTGGATGA